The genomic DNA CGCGTCGGCACCCGAGGCCTCGATGGCCGCGACCAGCGCGGCGACCTTCGGTTCGGTGGCGTACTCGTCGGCCTCCGCGCCCTCCCACACATAGGCGGTCGTGGCACCGAACTCGCCGACCTTGTCCGCAGCGGCGGCGGCTCCGGCGCCGAAGATGGCCGCGGCGACGCTGCCGTCACCGATCTGCTTGGCGGCGGTCAGGATCTGGTTGGAGACCTTCTTCGGGGTCCCGTCTTCGTGCTCGACCAGTACGAGGATGTCAGTCATCGAATTGCTCCCGGCTAGTTAGATGAACTTCTTCTCGACGAGGAAGTCGACCAGCGCCTTGGCGCCGACCTGTCCCGTTCCGTCGTCTTCGACCTTGTCGCCGGCTTCCTTCGGCGGCTTGGGTGTCGCCTCGAGGACGGTGGTCGAGGACCCCGCGTGGCCGGCCTCCTCCGGTGACAGGCCGATGGCAGCCAGGTCACGGGTGTCGAGCGGCTTCTTCTTGGCCGCCATGATTCCCTTGAACGAGGGGTAGCGCGGCTCGTTGATGGCTTCGACGACACTGACCACCGCGGGCAGCTGCGTCGTGACGGTCTCGTGGCCGCCCGCGGTCTCCCGGTCGGCCTCGACCGAGCCGTCGTCGCCGACGGCGAGCCGCTTGGCGTAGGTCAGTGCCGGGACGTCGAGGTACTCCGCGAGCATGGCCGGGACCAGCATCGAGCGGGCGTCGGAGGACTGGTTGCCCATGATGATGAGGTCCCACTCCTCGTCGGCGAGCGCGGCGGCCAGCACCC from Euzebya tangerina includes the following:
- a CDS encoding electron transfer flavoprotein subunit beta/FixA family protein produces the protein MRIICPVKRVPDTAAEKKVNDDLTVDRDSVEAILNANDEWSIEEAMRLKESRDDVEIVALCMGPESAQQTVRKALSYGLDAAIQVTDSAIEGSDATATARVLAAALADEEWDLIIMGNQSSDARSMLVPAMLAEYLDVPALTYAKRLAVGDDGSVEADRETAGGHETVTTQLPAVVSVVEAINEPRYPSFKGIMAAKKKPLDTRDLAAIGLSPEEAGHAGSSTTVLEATPKPPKEAGDKVEDDGTGQVGAKALVDFLVEKKFI